The following nucleotide sequence is from Mucilaginibacter sp. cycad4.
CGATGAAGCTTTGAGGGTTATTAAACTTACATCGGGCCAGTGGGCGGTCCCGGCGGGGTATAATCTCAAAACCAATATCGTTCAACCCATTCGTTTTGATCCTGACCCAGCACGTTGCGGACCTGCCAGCATCCGCGATATGCAAAGCGCCATTGCCAGCTATAAAGCCCAGCAGGAACTGGAAAACGCGGTTACCAATTACTACAGCAACAAATACAAAGGCAAGGCCGATACCACCAAAGAGGCTATCATCATCAACCTCAAAAAGCAACTCGGCTACGATGATGATTTTATAAACGATGTACTAAGCCAGGCCGCCGAAAAATTTAAACAAGGCGACAAAGAAGGCGCTTGCCATGACTGGAATTTTATCCGCAATATTGGCAGCGATAAGGCCGATAATTTTATAAAGAAGTATTGCGCGGCCCGCTAATTGGGTAGGTGAAAAATATGTCATTGCGAGGAGTGGCGCGGACAGAGCGCTGAGGCGACGTGGCAATCTCGTCGCTATGTAGATCGGACATGCATTGGCTACGAGATTGCCACGCTACGCTCGCAATGACATGATTTTTGTTTGTTCTTCCGGGCAACTTTAATCTTGCGCTCGTTTGCAACGAGCGCTTAATATGGATTAGCGATTGCATCGCCTTTGCGTTACAAACGCAAGCCCAGGTTACGCACTCGTTAAAAAGAGCGCGAGTTAAAATCTTTGCGTCTTAGCGCCTTTGCCAGGCACCTACAATCCATAAATTTACTATCTTTCCATGGTTATGAAAACCGAACCTGAACTTCGCAAAAAAATAAAAACCTGGGTAATTATATTTATCATCGGTCTGGTTTTAAGTGGTGTAACCGCCTTCCCTATCGAAACTGAACTTGCCTGGCTTGCTAATCATGCCTCCGTATTTCCAGGATTTATGCATGACTGGCTAACCAATGTTTATCTCGCCGTAAAAATAACCAATCAAAACTATCCTTACCTGGCTTATGGTACCGACTGGCTGGCTTTCGGTCACTTGGTTATTGCTATGACATTTGTTGGTCCGCTGAAAGACCCGGTTAAAAACATCTGGATAATTGAGTTTGGCATGATTGCCTGTGTAATGGTATTCCCGCTGGCCTTTATTGCCGGCCCTATCCGCGGTATCCCCGTTTACTGGCGCTTCATTGACTGCTGCTTCGGTATTTTCGGGATCATTCCTTTATATATCGTTTACCGGGATATTAAAAAGTTGGAAAAGACAAGCAATCAGACCATTGCCCCTTTACATTAAAAAAA
It contains:
- a CDS encoding TonB family protein, which codes for MLKALCLHIALIIFTAGNLFAQQPAFKGGQQALNDFLKTKIIYPEYSRQNCISGTINVSFMVDKDGVVHDAKVQGGPGIDLDDEALRVIKLTSGQWAVPAGYNLKTNIVQPIRFDPDPARCGPASIRDMQSAIASYKAQQELENAVTNYYSNKYKGKADTTKEAIIINLKKQLGYDDDFINDVLSQAAEKFKQGDKEGACHDWNFIRNIGSDKADNFIKKYCAAR